TAGCCCTGATACTGAAGAGATAGGTCTTGGATGGAGTGTGCTCGTTGACTGTAAAAAAAAGAGTTGTGGTCCTTCATCTCAGTTGTTGTGGTTTCTTAATATTCAGTCTGGAGTCACATtatacaaatactccctccgttcacatatATAGGATGTTTTGTGAATGAAGGGAGTATTAGAAATGACAAAATTCTAACAAAGGATATGTTTATTTATATATTTTATAAAGAAAATGCACCAACGTATTTGTCAAACTCGAGAGGCAAAGCAGAAGCAAATTAATCAACAGAGCTTGGAGAAACATCCAACATTTCTAACAACTCTGCAAATCTTCACATAGTTCACAGTGCTGAAAACACAAAGCAGGAAACCCTTGGGAAACCACTGCAAAGGTTGCCCCAAGAACTCAGAAAACACAAACATCCATCTCATACTCCACATATACACTAAAGAGTTGGATCTGGATGGAGAGTGCTCggttaaataaaaaataaaacagggggTTATGGTTTTCTCAAACCTTCATCTCAGTTTTGTCTTGGTTTTTTAATATATCCAGTCTGAGATCACATTATGCAAGTATTAGAAATAAATTTAATAAAAATTCTTGCATATGTTCATTTATTTTGAAACAAGGATGCGTTTATTTATATTTTATACAGAAAATACACTGACGTATTTGTCAACACTCAACTGGCAAAACATAAGCAAATTAATCAACAGAGCTCGGAGAAACGTCCATCATATCTAAAAACTCTGCAGATCTCCACAGAGTTCGCAGTGCTGTAGGAAACCCTTGGGAAACCACGGCAAAGGTTGTCCCAGAACTCCGAAAACACAAACATCCATCTCATTCGTAAAAATACGCACAATCGTAGTTACAGCAGCAGATTAAATCATGCCCAGCCTGATCAGTAGGAGCCGAGCTGCGTGATCTTACCGCCGAGCTGCTTCTGCGCGTAGGCGAAGAgccggccagcctcctccttgcCGACGGTGCCGTCGCGGTTGGCGTCCGCGGCCTGCACCCCTCCCCGCGCCTTCCAGGACGCGAACCACAGGTTGAGGCTCCGCAGCGCGCGCTGCAGCTCCTCCCGGCTGATCCGGCCGTCGTGGTCCGCGTCGAACTGCCCCAGCCACGCCCAGAACTCCTCCGCCGTCACCTCCCCCTGCGGCAGCGCGCGGTACCGCATGAACGCCATCGATCCTCCTCCCGCCTGAGCCGGGCACGATCTGCTAGCCTTTGGTCGACTAGCTAGCTAGCCTGGCTGCCGCTTCTCTCTGTGAGTGAGTGTGAGACTGTGAGCGTGAGCTGATGGCGATGAGGATGTTGAGCAGCTATGCACGGTGCTATATATACGGCGGGGAGCAGAGTTGAGGCACATTCACCGCACGTTTTTCACAAGTCACAACTCCATGGACGCGCCTTGTCAGTGTGTTTCGCTTTGGTGATTTGGGGTTTAAAAATTGAGTGGGTCAGTAGTGGGGACTTGGCTGGGGAATAATCAGCGGTGTGGCTT
This portion of the Triticum dicoccoides isolate Atlit2015 ecotype Zavitan chromosome 7A, WEW_v2.0, whole genome shotgun sequence genome encodes:
- the LOC119331908 gene encoding uncharacterized protein LOC119331908 — translated: MAFMRYRALPQGEVTAEEFWAWLGQFDADHDGRISREELQRALRSLNLWFASWKARGGVQAADANRDGTVGKEEAGRLFAYAQKQLGGKITQLGSY